Proteins from one Chitinophaga oryzae genomic window:
- a CDS encoding MIP/aquaporin family protein has protein sequence MSPFLAEIIGTAFIIALGDGVVANVVLNQSKGNQGGWIVITMGWAMAVFVGVFCAGQYSGAHLNPAVTIALAVKGSFSWTLVPAYIAAQMLGAMLGALLVWLCYKKHFDATTDAASKLGVFCTIPAIRTPGYNFLTEFIATLVFILAVFYIPKPATGIGSLDALPVAFVVLAIGLSLGGPTGYAINPARDLGPRIMHAILPISGKGSSDWAYAWIPIAGPVAGAVAAALIYNAFLAS, from the coding sequence ATGTCACCATTTTTAGCCGAAATTATCGGAACAGCTTTTATTATCGCCCTCGGCGACGGCGTAGTCGCCAACGTAGTACTCAACCAGTCCAAAGGCAACCAGGGCGGATGGATCGTCATCACCATGGGATGGGCCATGGCCGTATTTGTCGGCGTATTCTGCGCCGGGCAATACAGCGGCGCACACCTCAACCCCGCCGTCACCATCGCCCTGGCGGTGAAAGGCTCCTTCAGCTGGACACTCGTGCCCGCCTACATCGCCGCCCAGATGCTGGGCGCCATGCTCGGCGCCCTCCTCGTCTGGCTCTGCTACAAAAAACACTTCGACGCCACCACAGACGCCGCCAGCAAACTGGGCGTGTTCTGCACCATCCCGGCTATACGAACACCCGGCTATAACTTCCTCACAGAATTTATTGCCACCCTCGTTTTTATACTGGCAGTGTTCTATATCCCCAAACCCGCTACCGGCATCGGCTCCCTCGATGCCCTGCCCGTAGCTTTCGTTGTACTCGCCATCGGCCTCTCCCTCGGCGGCCCTACCGGCTACGCCATCAACCCCGCAAGGGACCTCGGCCCACGCATTATGCACGCCATACTGCCTATCTCAGGCAAAGGCAGCAGCGATTGGGCCTATGCCTGGATACCCATCGCAGGGCCCGTTGCAGGCGCTGTCGCAGCGGCGCTGATATATAATGCATTCCTGGCTTCGTGA
- the fsa gene encoding fructose-6-phosphate aldolase, with product MKFFIDTANLDQIREAHDLGVLDGVTTNPSLMAKEGIKGEAAILKHYADICEIVDGDVSAEVFSTDFKSIVEEGKKLAAIHPNIVVKVPMIKEGVKAIKWFSENGIRTNCTLVFSAGQAILAAKAGAAYVSPFIGRIDDSNWDGVELIAQIAQIYSLQGFKTEILAASIRSALHIVKCAEVGADVCTCPLDSILGLLKHPLTDIGLAKFLEDAKKM from the coding sequence ATGAAATTCTTTATCGATACAGCCAATCTCGATCAGATAAGAGAAGCTCATGATCTCGGCGTGCTGGATGGTGTAACCACCAACCCGTCGCTGATGGCCAAGGAAGGCATCAAAGGGGAAGCCGCTATCCTGAAACATTATGCAGACATCTGCGAAATCGTGGACGGAGATGTGAGCGCGGAAGTATTTTCTACCGATTTCAAATCTATCGTGGAAGAAGGAAAGAAACTGGCCGCTATTCACCCTAACATCGTGGTGAAAGTTCCGATGATCAAAGAAGGCGTAAAAGCCATCAAATGGTTTTCTGAGAACGGTATCCGTACCAACTGCACTCTGGTGTTCTCTGCCGGTCAGGCGATCCTGGCTGCCAAAGCCGGTGCTGCCTACGTATCTCCTTTCATCGGTCGTATCGATGACAGCAACTGGGATGGCGTTGAGCTGATTGCACAGATCGCGCAGATTTACAGCCTGCAGGGCTTCAAAACGGAGATCCTTGCAGCTTCCATCCGCAGCGCGCTCCACATCGTTAAATGCGCGGAAGTAGGCGCTGACGTATGTACCTGCCCGTTAGATTCCATCCTCGGCCTGCTGAAACATCCTTTAACGGACATCGGCCTCGCCAAGTTCCTGGAAGACGCCAAGAAAATGTAA
- a CDS encoding RDD family protein, with protein MDTINQNKSSDLLSDLHETANLEHASKGQRFANLLIDAIIVGVAQNILAAVLTLGMMESVILSLVINLAYYTVMEGYAGGRTVGKMVTGTHVVSTNGVPLTTGRIMLRTVCRWVPFEPFSMLFGDAPGMTPGQTLL; from the coding sequence ATGGATACAATTAACCAAAACAAAAGTTCCGATCTGCTCTCTGATCTGCACGAAACCGCTAACCTGGAGCACGCCTCCAAAGGCCAGCGTTTTGCCAATCTGCTGATCGACGCCATTATCGTGGGCGTAGCCCAGAACATTCTTGCCGCTGTACTGACACTCGGAATGATGGAGTCTGTCATACTCAGCCTGGTCATCAACCTCGCTTATTACACTGTAATGGAAGGCTATGCCGGTGGCCGTACCGTCGGTAAAATGGTAACCGGCACGCACGTAGTGAGCACTAACGGTGTACCGCTGACCACCGGCCGTATCATGCTCCGCACCGTTTGCAGATGGGTGCCTTTTGAACCTTTCAGCATGCTGTTTGGCGATGCCCCTGGCATGACACCTGGACAGACACTGCTGTAG
- a CDS encoding DUF5684 domain-containing protein has translation MDNASNAAVLALMLPFIIFCLAFAVFSIICMWKVYRKAGFEGWESIIPIYNTIIMLRIIGKPWWWLLLFCIPVVNIIFAIMAMDLLSKSFGKGTGFTFGLIFLNFIFLAILAFDRTIVYQGPAGDPNGPRPQQDINAIGKNLV, from the coding sequence ATGGACAACGCCAGTAATGCGGCCGTTCTAGCCCTGATGCTCCCCTTCATTATTTTCTGTCTCGCCTTCGCCGTCTTTTCCATTATCTGTATGTGGAAAGTATACAGGAAAGCGGGTTTTGAAGGCTGGGAGTCCATCATCCCCATCTACAACACCATCATCATGCTGAGAATTATCGGCAAACCATGGTGGTGGCTGCTGCTGTTCTGTATTCCTGTTGTGAACATCATTTTCGCGATCATGGCAATGGACCTGCTCAGCAAAAGTTTCGGAAAAGGCACCGGCTTCACCTTCGGGCTGATTTTCCTGAACTTCATCTTCCTCGCTATCCTGGCATTCGACCGTACCATTGTGTACCAGGGTCCGGCTGGCGACCCCAACGGCCCCCGGCCACAGCAGGACATTAATGCTATCGGTAAAAACCTCGTATAA
- a CDS encoding stage II sporulation protein M → MRESLFIKKNLPRWKQIQEEPTEDPDEMAERFVSLLDDLSYAKTFYSFSKVTRYINGLAAGIYQRIYQNRKEEVGRFQLFFRYELPLLFRQYHRLLLFTLCFFLLFCIMGAFSSAHDETFVRGFLGDEYVNMTERNIANNDPFGVYKQGNPLLMFLQIAVNNIRVSLMCYVGGIFLGAGSLYLLLHNGIMLGVFQYIFFSHGLGFKSILVIWIHGTLEISSIVISGCAGIILGKSLLFPGTRKRLDSLRKGAKDGIKIMVTLIPIFVVAAFLEGFVTRYTEMPLWLSLFILAASLLFMVGYFVVYPIRLHRKGYRLSETGKVIAPLPSKQLS, encoded by the coding sequence ATGAGAGAATCATTGTTTATCAAGAAAAATTTGCCCCGCTGGAAACAAATCCAGGAGGAGCCAACCGAGGACCCCGACGAAATGGCGGAAAGATTTGTTTCCTTGCTGGATGATCTCTCTTATGCCAAAACATTCTATAGCTTTAGTAAAGTCACCCGATATATCAACGGACTGGCGGCTGGTATTTATCAGCGTATCTACCAGAACCGCAAAGAAGAAGTAGGCCGTTTTCAGCTGTTCTTCCGGTATGAACTGCCGCTGTTGTTCCGTCAATATCACCGGCTGCTGTTGTTTACCCTCTGCTTCTTCCTGCTGTTCTGTATTATGGGCGCTTTTTCATCGGCCCATGATGAAACCTTTGTCAGAGGTTTTCTGGGAGATGAATATGTGAATATGACAGAACGGAACATTGCCAACAATGATCCGTTTGGCGTATATAAACAAGGCAATCCGCTGCTGATGTTTCTGCAGATAGCGGTCAACAATATACGGGTATCCCTGATGTGTTATGTAGGCGGTATCTTCCTGGGCGCCGGCTCTTTATACCTGTTACTGCACAATGGCATTATGCTCGGCGTATTCCAGTATATCTTCTTTTCCCATGGCCTCGGCTTCAAATCCATACTGGTGATATGGATACACGGAACACTGGAGATTTCGAGCATCGTTATCTCCGGTTGCGCCGGTATCATCCTCGGGAAAAGCCTGTTATTTCCCGGTACGCGCAAACGGCTGGACTCCCTGCGTAAAGGCGCGAAAGACGGTATCAAGATCATGGTAACGCTGATCCCCATTTTCGTGGTAGCGGCTTTCCTCGAAGGCTTCGTGACCCGGTACACCGAAATGCCTTTATGGCTTAGCCTTTTTATACTCGCCGCCTCACTGTTGTTCATGGTCGGTTACTTCGTCGTATACCCGATCCGTTTACACCGCAAAGGATATCGTTTAAGCGAGACGGGCAAAGTGATTGCCCCGTTGCCTTCAAAGCAGTTAAGTTAA
- a CDS encoding DUF4129 domain-containing protein, producing the protein MMRRICRKYGRRLLLLCLLSAPLTAISQDAPPAATEAVPLLPPADTAPAVPVAEDAAVEETPAEAVPLTDEYGKEIELPSFDKRTVNASIIEKLKADKNMHYRDKPAKEANSKSAERFTAFIAMVLYVLWKFSWVILALLLAGLGYLLYRFMKNNGLSIFRKPKLIDGLEEIQEEDLQSAGEYEEKIRAAIAAGEIRQAIRWWYLYTLFQLANRQLITPGREKTNNDYLRSMRNTPYYKTFSTLTLDYEYIWYGGFDISEDNFRTMDQQFRDFNHQLGKAS; encoded by the coding sequence ATGATGAGAAGAATTTGCAGAAAATATGGCCGGCGACTGCTGTTGTTATGCCTGCTAAGTGCGCCGCTGACGGCGATTTCTCAGGATGCACCGCCGGCGGCAACAGAGGCGGTGCCGCTGCTGCCGCCGGCAGATACTGCCCCGGCGGTACCCGTGGCCGAAGATGCTGCCGTTGAAGAAACACCGGCAGAAGCTGTTCCCCTGACAGATGAATACGGCAAAGAGATAGAACTGCCTTCGTTTGACAAACGTACGGTAAACGCAAGCATTATCGAGAAGCTGAAAGCAGATAAAAACATGCACTACCGCGATAAGCCCGCGAAAGAGGCTAACTCCAAAAGCGCGGAACGATTTACCGCTTTTATCGCGATGGTGCTTTATGTCCTCTGGAAGTTCAGCTGGGTGATCCTTGCCCTCCTGTTGGCGGGCCTGGGATATCTGTTGTACCGTTTTATGAAAAACAACGGCCTGAGTATCTTCCGAAAACCCAAACTGATCGATGGCCTGGAAGAAATACAGGAAGAAGACCTGCAGAGCGCGGGAGAGTATGAAGAAAAGATCCGCGCTGCCATCGCAGCCGGAGAAATCAGGCAGGCCATCCGCTGGTGGTACCTGTACACGCTTTTCCAGCTGGCCAACCGTCAGCTGATCACGCCCGGCAGGGAAAAAACAAACAACGACTATCTCCGCAGTATGCGTAATACGCCTTACTATAAAACGTTTTCCACATTAACACTGGATTATGAATACATCTGGTACGGTGGATTTGATATCAGTGAAGACAACTTCAGGACCATGGACCAGCAGTTCAGGGATTTTAATCACCAATTAGGCAAAGCTTCGTGA
- the glpK gene encoding glycerol kinase GlpK encodes MGKYILALDQGTTSSRAIIFDHDGSIKATAQKEFKQIFPQPGWVEHDAMEIWTSQASVAAEVLLKARITGDNIAAIGITNQRETTIVWDRKTGKPIHNAIVWQDRRTAAYCDSLIKAGKEQLIKDKTGLRIDAYFSATKIKWILDNVPGAREKAAAGELAFGTVDSWLTWNFSNGQLHITDVSNASRTLLFNIHDMKWDDELLSLFDIPASMLPEVKPSSEVYGYSEATLTPYRIPIAGIAGDQQAALFGQMCTEPGMLKNTYGTGCFMVLNTGDKPIPSKNNLLTTVAWQINGKTTYALEGSIFIGGAVVQWLRDGLGIIRHSADVEKLAATVPHSDGVYFVPAFAGLGAPYWNQHARGTMVGITRGTSAAHIARAALDSIAFQTMDVLKAMEGDAGMPISELRVDGGATSNNLLMQFQSDLLQVSVVRPHITETTALGAAYLAGLAVGFWDSIPSIARQWKVDATFEPSMETSQRQQLCKDWKRAIKAAQAWTEED; translated from the coding sequence ATGGGGAAATACATTCTTGCGCTGGACCAGGGCACCACCAGCTCCCGCGCCATTATCTTCGACCACGACGGCAGCATCAAAGCGACCGCACAAAAAGAATTCAAACAGATATTCCCCCAACCCGGATGGGTGGAACATGACGCCATGGAGATCTGGACATCCCAGGCCAGCGTGGCCGCGGAAGTACTGCTCAAAGCCCGCATTACCGGCGATAACATCGCTGCCATCGGCATCACCAACCAGCGCGAAACCACTATCGTATGGGACCGTAAAACCGGTAAGCCCATTCACAATGCCATCGTATGGCAGGACCGCCGCACCGCCGCCTACTGCGACAGCCTTATCAAAGCAGGCAAAGAACAACTCATCAAAGACAAAACCGGTCTGCGGATAGACGCCTATTTTTCCGCTACCAAAATAAAATGGATACTGGACAACGTGCCCGGCGCCCGGGAAAAAGCAGCCGCCGGCGAACTGGCCTTCGGCACGGTAGACAGCTGGCTCACCTGGAACTTCTCCAACGGACAGCTGCATATCACCGATGTGAGCAACGCCTCCCGCACATTGTTGTTTAATATCCACGACATGAAATGGGATGACGAACTGCTCTCCCTCTTCGATATCCCCGCCTCCATGCTGCCCGAAGTAAAACCTTCCAGCGAAGTGTACGGCTACTCGGAAGCAACACTCACCCCCTACCGTATTCCTATTGCCGGCATCGCCGGCGACCAGCAGGCAGCCCTCTTCGGACAAATGTGCACCGAGCCCGGCATGCTGAAAAATACCTACGGCACCGGCTGTTTTATGGTACTCAATACCGGCGACAAACCCATCCCGTCCAAAAACAACCTGCTCACCACCGTAGCCTGGCAGATCAACGGCAAAACCACCTACGCCCTCGAAGGCAGCATCTTCATCGGCGGCGCCGTAGTACAGTGGCTGCGCGACGGCCTCGGTATCATCCGCCACTCTGCCGACGTGGAGAAACTGGCCGCCACCGTACCCCACAGCGACGGCGTATATTTCGTGCCGGCATTCGCCGGACTGGGCGCCCCCTACTGGAACCAGCATGCCCGCGGTACCATGGTGGGCATCACCCGCGGTACCAGCGCCGCCCACATCGCCCGCGCCGCACTCGACAGTATCGCCTTTCAGACCATGGACGTGCTCAAAGCGATGGAAGGCGACGCCGGTATGCCTATCAGCGAACTGCGCGTCGACGGCGGCGCCACCAGCAATAACCTGCTCATGCAGTTCCAGTCCGACCTGCTGCAGGTAAGCGTGGTACGCCCGCACATCACTGAAACCACCGCGCTGGGCGCTGCCTACCTCGCCGGACTCGCCGTAGGGTTCTGGGACAGCATCCCGTCTATCGCCCGCCAGTGGAAAGTAGACGCCACGTTCGAACCATCTATGGAAACATCACAACGCCAACAACTCTGCAAGGACTGGAAACGCGCTATCAAAGCGGCCCAGGCCTGGACAGAAGAAGACTAA
- a CDS encoding RDD family protein produces MSNIKIPTSFNIDLEFETAEAMTRFLAWLIDFAIRGVYVLAAMMVISSLAINSDARTVLIILAMLPVMLYFLVMESIMGGYSPGKKILHIKAVSLTGNQPTVSQHMIRWIFRMIESPLMAGLFFIPVILPIVTMARTPYNQRLGDLVAGTIVINTKRKGSIEETIFRDMSASDYQPQFPQIMRLSDRDMNKVKDLLDKALKAGDEVLAAKVAFRVKEVLHIESELPNTNFLETVLNDYNYYTTRDN; encoded by the coding sequence ATGAGCAACATAAAAATACCAACTTCCTTTAACATTGACCTCGAATTTGAAACGGCGGAGGCGATGACGCGTTTTCTGGCCTGGCTCATTGATTTTGCGATCCGGGGGGTATATGTTCTGGCGGCCATGATGGTAATTTCTTCCCTTGCGATAAACAGCGACGCCCGGACGGTACTGATTATACTGGCGATGCTACCTGTCATGTTGTATTTCCTGGTCATGGAGAGCATCATGGGTGGTTATTCCCCGGGAAAAAAGATATTACACATAAAAGCGGTGAGCCTCACGGGAAACCAGCCTACCGTGAGCCAGCATATGATCCGGTGGATATTCCGGATGATAGAATCCCCGTTGATGGCCGGGTTGTTTTTTATTCCGGTGATCCTGCCGATCGTGACGATGGCCCGCACACCTTACAATCAGCGCCTGGGCGACCTGGTGGCCGGCACCATTGTGATCAACACCAAACGTAAGGGCAGCATTGAAGAAACCATTTTCCGGGATATGTCTGCTTCCGACTACCAGCCGCAGTTTCCGCAGATCATGCGGTTATCCGACCGGGACATGAACAAGGTGAAAGACCTGCTTGACAAGGCGCTAAAAGCCGGAGATGAGGTGCTGGCGGCCAAAGTGGCTTTCCGGGTAAAGGAGGTGCTTCATATTGAATCCGAACTGCCCAATACCAATTTCCTGGAAACGGTACTGAATGATTACAACTACTACACTACGCGCGACAACTGA